CAATCATAATCCGTAATTTGACAATTATACTATAAATTATGATGCCACGACAAAATATAAATGTGATTCGCACTGATATAAGGTATGAATAATCAAAGGTTTCGCAAAAAATAATTTAATTTTTTCGTTGTGAGGATTGCTTTTTATTAATTTTAATACATTCACCACACTCCTATAATCGCTAATTTCAAGGTTTGATAACAACAAAAAAATTAGATAGTCTATGATTAGTGGTAGGTAAAACTTAACTCTGAGGATAGTTTATGAAGAACAGAGATCAGAGAAAAATTTTATCGATGCTATGTCATGGCTCGGTGTTTTTTAGTTTTCTGATTGTGTCAATTGCTATACCAATTGCTATTTTGTTACTCTATGAAGATCCCATTGTGCTAGAGAATGCTAAAGAATCTCTAAATTTTCACATTAATCTGTATTTGTGTGCGATCGCATTTTTCTTCCTAGTTTTTATGTTAATTGGTATTCCGCTGTTGTTCCTTTTGGCGATCGCTAGTTTCGTCATGCCTATTATCGCTATCATGAAAGTCCATCATAATCCAAAGCGTCCCTATTACTATCCATTTATTATTCGCTTAGTGTAGTGTAGCTATAGATTTATTACTCTACGGCCAGTAGAATATGTAACAACAAATCTATAGTAAAATTTGGTGCTATTTATGGAAACAAGTCCCAAAATTGCCGGAATTTATGAGGTATGTATCGGAGTAGAAGATGCTATGCCTTTGATTCAATATTGGGGACAATTTGGATATGCGATCGGACAAACTGGAGAATTATCAGCAGAAAAAGTTTATAACTTATATGGTGTTAATTCTAAGTTACGTTCCTTTCGCTTATTTCATCAAGACTCAGATCATGGTTTAGTGCGTTTAATGTTGTGGGAAAAACCAATAAATGAAGGGTTAAAACTCACATCAATGAAAGCAAAAGGCAACCGTTGGACAACTACATTAACGGCTGATGTAATGAACATTTTAAATCACACTGAAGAAGCAATAAAAGCAGGTTTACCAGTTAAATATACTTTTCCTTATTGGGAAATCATCTATAACAAAGATAAACAAATTCGCCCTTTTATCGATCCACCTGTCGGAGTTAGAGAAATGTTGTTACTGCAACCTTTAACCCGACAAGTTGTGTTTCAACGTTTTAATTATTCCTTGCCAAATTACGGAAAGATTAACGAAAATTCGTCTTTTAAAGCTAGCCAAATTACGCATTTGGGAATAATTGTTCAGGATGATAGTAAAGAAATTCTGCGATTTTATGAAGAAACATTAGGTTTGCTGCGGGTAAGAGATGATGTAGAAACTACTTATGAGAGTTCGGAAGCGGGAAGGGAATTCTTTGATTTACAACCAGAAGAAAAGTTTATAGTTACAGCTTTTGACGATCCTCGTTCTTCTACTACTGATTTTAAAGCTGCGCGATCGGGAAGACTTTATATTGTGAGATTTCCTGAATCTGTGAGTTTGGAGAGTTGCTTTGAGCGATCGCAACCAGGATGTTTAGGAATGTCTTTATATACTTATAAAGTGAGTGACATTGAAGATTATTTCCTACGAGTTAAAAAAAGTAATGCCAAAAGATTTTCGGAAATAGAAGTTAATGAATTTGGGGAAAAAAGCTTTTCTTTTGTTGCCCCAGATGGTTATTTTTGGACTTTGATCGGAAAATAATTTATGTGAAGGATTTTTTATGTTTAGCAGAATCAATAGTTCGATCTTGGTAACAAGTTTAATTATAGTTCTTTGCTTGAGTAATTTAGTAAACGCCCAAGCCAAATTAAGCGAACAATCAAAAGTATTTATCAATGGAATCGGACCGATCAAAGTAGGAATGACGGTTAATCAAGCATCACAAGCAGCAGGAATTAAGTTAGTTCAAATCCAAAGTGGAGGTGAAGAAGGTGGTTGTTTATATTTTCGACCACAAAGCCAACCAAAAGGTATCAGTTTTATGGTAACTGATAATCGAATTGCTAGAATTGACATTCATGAAAACAAACGAATTACTACAGGAAAAGGCGCGAAAATTGGAGATACGGAAACTAGAATTAAGTCACTTTATCCAGGAAAAATACAAGTAACGCCTCATGAATATGTCCAAAAAGGTCATTATTTAACTTTCGTTCCCAAAGATAATGCTGATAAAAATTATCGTTTATTGTTTGAAACTAATGGAACTCGCGTTACTCAATACCGATCTGGTAAACTTCCAGAAGTTGAATTTACAGAAGGTTGTGTTTAGTTGAGGAAAGTACAAGTTTAATCGATGCGATATCGGATGATTTTTCGGATTTGATCGAGAGGTAAGTTAAGTTCTTGCGCGATCGCTTTTTCGATATCGACAAATTCGGTTACTGGGTATTGAAATTCTAGTTCTTTTAAAGATGAACCTGCGGTTTTTACGGTAACTTCTGTATTCTTGTTTCGTCGATCGATCTCTGCATCGATCGCTAAAACGGTAAATGCTAAACTTACCTCAGCTTTTTGTATTTGTTTAGTATCTAACTCAGTTTTGATGTTATAACTTTGACTCAAAACGGTACTATTCACCCATTGCGTACCATACCAAACACCCACCGTGATTAACAGCAGAGGTAGCCAAAATTCTAACGATTTTTTAGCCAAACGAATCAGCCAGCGCAGGTATACCATAAG
This Phormidium ambiguum IAM M-71 DNA region includes the following protein-coding sequences:
- a CDS encoding bleomycin resistance protein; translation: METSPKIAGIYEVCIGVEDAMPLIQYWGQFGYAIGQTGELSAEKVYNLYGVNSKLRSFRLFHQDSDHGLVRLMLWEKPINEGLKLTSMKAKGNRWTTTLTADVMNILNHTEEAIKAGLPVKYTFPYWEIIYNKDKQIRPFIDPPVGVREMLLLQPLTRQVVFQRFNYSLPNYGKINENSSFKASQITHLGIIVQDDSKEILRFYEETLGLLRVRDDVETTYESSEAGREFFDLQPEEKFIVTAFDDPRSSTTDFKAARSGRLYIVRFPESVSLESCFERSQPGCLGMSLYTYKVSDIEDYFLRVKKSNAKRFSEIEVNEFGEKSFSFVAPDGYFWTLIGK
- a CDS encoding DUF4870 domain-containing protein, translating into MKNRDQRKILSMLCHGSVFFSFLIVSIAIPIAILLLYEDPIVLENAKESLNFHINLYLCAIAFFFLVFMLIGIPLLFLLAIASFVMPIIAIMKVHHNPKRPYYYPFIIRLV